ATTTTCCGTTAAAGCTTTCAATGTGCCCATTATCCGTGGGCTTCCCCGGACGAGTAAACTCTATCTGCACTCCATGCTCAAAAGCCCATGTGTCCAGGGCCTTACTGATAAATTCCGGCCCAGTATCAACCTTGATACGCTCCAGTAACCTTCCTTGAAGGCGTAGCCTTTCAAGAACACGCACAACTCGAATTCCAGGCAACGACATGTCCACTTCGAGCGCGGAGCTTGAACGATCCCATAGATCGGCAATTGTCAAAATCCGGATGCGTCGTCCACCCGTAAGGGAGTCGCTTACAAAGTCCATCGCCCATTGCTCATCCGGGCCAGCAGGGCCAGCCAGAGAATACGGGCATGGCTTGAACGCTTCACCCGCTTGAGGGTGCGCAGTGAAAGGTTTTCTTCCTGGTAAATCCTTTCTGTCCGCTTGTGATTCTGCACCAGCCCTTCCCGGCGCAATAAC
The sequence above is a segment of the Desulfovibrio sp. genome. Coding sequences within it:
- a CDS encoding DDE-type integrase/transposase/recombinase, which codes for MDFVSDSLTGGRRIRILTIADLWDRSSSALEVDMSLPGIRVVRVLERLRLQGRLLERIKVDTGPEFISKALDTWAFEHGVQIEFTRPGKPTDNGHIESFNGK